The sequence TCGTCCCCTATTGCATCTCGTAGAGATGCACTACCGGCTACAGTAGATTGCGGGTGCAATCCCGTTAGACAAGAGAACTAACAGATGCGCTCGCACAATAATGTTATGCAGTACTGGCTCTCAAATACCTTGATATTCATAGGTTGTGACACCGCTTGGTAAGAAATCAATGACTAGAGTTTCTTAATTTGAAGCTTTTGGGTGATCAAAGGTGAACAATGGTAGTGATTGGGTTCTAGGCACGGGGGGACGCTCTCAGCATTAATAATCGAAATTCATAGGTTTTAGGAGTTTTCTCAGTTCTCTCCGCAAGAATATCGATTGAATGGAGGTAACAAGGAATTAAACTATTTTTACCTTGGTCGTAGATCTGACGTGCGTGAATATCTTTGTTCATCTCGCAGAGAACTTGAAAATTAGCGGCAACGATATCCAAAGAAATCTCTTTACTGGGAATAACAAGCACACAAGGCTCTACAAAGGTTTTAGCTGCTTTATAGTATGCCTCTTTAATGTCTTCTATGCAACTCGGAAAATGAGAGACTAAATAAGAAAAAGATTCTTCGACCTCATTTAAATAAGCTGATTCATCTATTTTTTTACTTAGAAAAGCTAACTGACGTGCGAAACTTTTAGACCGCCCATAATTAGGATCTAATTTTTTGCGCCGTTTCGCTTCACCCATGTTTTATTTATCCTTTTTCTCATTTACAAATAGAACTTGTTGGGAAAAATATAGCTCAATAGTTTATAATTAAAAATCTTTCAACTTCTCAACAAATTTTGGGTAAGTACTTCTATATTATTCATAATTACCTAATATATATCTGGGTGATTAAGAGTGAATCAGAACTTGAATTCTTATAAAATGTCGTTTAAAGGTTGTTTGACGACATCGGGGTGAAACAGGCTCACAGTAAGGGTTAGGAGCATACTACACAGGCTTGCTAAGGTTTCCTAAACTCCATTTGGGCGAAGTGGTCTTGCAGCAGTTTGTGGATGAAGCGGTAGCGACCACCAACCCGCTGGAGGAATAATCGCTCGGTGCAGTAGTCGAGAAATCGGGCGAAGTTCCAGGGTATACAGCCGTTGAAGTAGAGGATGAGGCGTAGCGTGAAGTGTTTAATAACGGGTGTTCCACCTCTGAGTATCCCTCCTAATAATCCGAAAAAGAATCCAGATATTAAGCTAGCAATTAAAGCTTCATTTAAACTATTATTTGGTCTAATAATTCGTTGAATCAAAAAGATTAATATTGTAGAAGTTACTAAATATAAAACTGATAATTTTAAAGTATTTTTAGCCGATTGCCAAATACCTTGATTAGGAATATTTTTATTCTCTATCTCTACACTATAATAACCAAAAAACATCTCAAAAATTAGCGCAACAATCAGCCCATAGGTCAGCCCAACAATCAGCCCAACAATCAGCCCAATCAACCCAAAAATCGGGCCAAAAATCAGCCCAAAAATCAGCCCAACAATCAGCCCACTCAGCCCAAAAAAAATCAACCCAACAATCAATACATTTTTAAAATTATTAGAAGAAAATTTTAGAGTTTCAAATGTTTTAATCTCATCTCCAATCAGCCCAAAAATCAGCCCAAAAACCAGCCCCACAATCAGCCCATCAATCATCCCTAAAATCATCCCTAAAATCAGCCCAAAAATCAGCCATTTTATAATGATTTTGAAAGAATAAATATTAGACCTAATTAAAACTATATTTTCAAGTTTATACTCTATTATCTCACTAAATAAACCATTAATTAACCCATAAATCAGCCCAGGAATCAGCCCAGGAATCAGCCCAGAAATCAGCCCAGAAATCAGCCCAGAAATCAGCCCAGAAATCAGCCCAGAAAACAGCCCATAAATCAGCGCATAAATCAGAGCTTGTATAACTCCCCAGACCATACAATTATAGATAGCTTTGGCAATTTTAGTTTTTAACAAACTAGGCTGCATTCCTTCAATCAAGAACTCTGTTTTAGCTTCTCTTTGCATTTGCTTCGCCAGCCAAACAAGCCACATTCGCGTTTTTCTAGCATTAGAAGGTTTTTTCTTGAAATATGCCCTACTATTAATATTCCGTATCAACATCCGCCCTACATAAGCATCTAGCAAATACTGAATTCGGTCTGCTGTAGAAGTCAAATGCTCCCATTCTTCAACAGATATTTCTTGAGATGCTAAAACAGTAATGCTGAGTAGTAAGGGAGTCTTCACTAAATCTAGAAGGTTTAAGTCGCTACTGATGGTTGACCACAGTTCTCTATAATTTATAGAAGTTAGATAATCACAAATTTGATCGTTGGTTAAAGACTGTAAGTATATGGCACCGTTTAGTTGTAATTGAGTAGCGTAGTTACTATATTCTTCACTCCGACTACAAACAGCTACAGAAAGAGGTCTAGTTTCGCTTGCTAAAAACT comes from Tolypothrix sp. PCC 7712 and encodes:
- a CDS encoding NACHT domain-containing protein: MPDSEDPKDTEKITNNDLQNAQFGGGLINADTVNAGRIGGDILNFFFGQQTTTPIGNPARPKNERILLAAVKEEVTARLRQSLHNAVLINLGKESQPQQVKRPWDAEIKIGLKPAESLPNTTTILQVFDSQEIAGKLLILGAPGSGKTTTQLELAQALVSRAEEQPEYPVPVLFNLSSWKDDRQSIADWLVAELKSKYGVSKKLGQEWVDNRQLLPLLDGLDELEPQRQELCVYVINQFLASETRPLSVAVCSRSEEYSNYATQLQLNGAIYLQSLTNDQICDYLTSINYRELWSTISSDLNLLDLVKTPLLLSITVLASQEISVEEWEHLTSTADRIQYLLDAYVGRMLIRNINSRAYFKKKPSNARKTRMWLVWLAKQMQREAKTEFLIEGMQPSLLKTKIAKAIYNCMVWGVIQALIYALIYGLFSGLISGLISGLISGLISGLIPGLIPGLIYGLINGLFSEIIEYKLENIVLIRSNIYSFKIIIKWLIFGLILGMILGMIDGLIVGLVFGLIFGLIGDEIKTFETLKFSSNNFKNVLIVGLIFFGLSGLIVGLIFGLIFGPIFGLIGLIVGLIVGLTYGLIVALIFEMFFGYYSVEIENKNIPNQGIWQSAKNTLKLSVLYLVTSTILIFLIQRIIRPNNSLNEALIASLISGFFFGLLGGILRGGTPVIKHFTLRLILYFNGCIPWNFARFLDYCTERLFLQRVGGRYRFIHKLLQDHFAQMEFRKP